The following are from one region of the Francisella opportunistica genome:
- a CDS encoding helix-turn-helix domain-containing protein → MPRPIKLPVDFDKYDYAGLSKKESNHKNKIRLLAMSNIKDGMSLQDTGKVLKTPWKTIQTWLQNFRKYGISSLYVKTTKYKPPKITEEVKVWISNFMKTLYSNQVGGSITGKQLLCLVKQHFAIECCLQTIYNTLHSLNLSWISCRSKHPRSDIEVQELYKKTLKVMSEN, encoded by the coding sequence ATGCCTAGACCTATTAAGTTACCAGTAGATTTTGACAAGTACGATTATGCTGGCCTATCAAAAAAAGAGTCAAACCATAAAAACAAGATAAGACTGTTAGCAATGTCAAATATAAAAGATGGAATGAGTTTGCAAGATACTGGTAAAGTTTTAAAAACACCCTGGAAAACTATACAAACATGGCTACAGAACTTTAGAAAATATGGCATATCTAGCTTATATGTGAAAACCACAAAATATAAACCACCTAAAATAACGGAGGAAGTTAAGGTTTGGATTTCTAATTTCATGAAAACCTTATATAGTAATCAGGTTGGAGGTAGTATTACAGGTAAACAATTATTATGTTTAGTAAAACAGCATTTTGCTATAGAATGTTGTTTGCAAACTATATACAACACCCTACATAGCTTAAATCTTAGCTGGATAAGCTGTAGATCTAAGCATCCAAGATCAGACATAGAAGTTCAAGAATTATATAAAAAAACTTTGAAAGTTATGTCAGAAAATTAA
- a CDS encoding IS630 family transposase, whose amino-acid sequence MWVQDESRVGQQGSLTRIWAPTGTRPRKVKQGQFISTYIYGAACAKSRDSFGLILPTANTIAMQTYLNQLSNHIAAGRHIALVVDNAGWHTSKQLDIPKNITLIPLPPYSPELNPMEQVWEWMKNNYLSNICFDSYNDILEKLTIAWNHFSSNAELVKSICSRKWMFT is encoded by the coding sequence ATATGGGTTCAAGATGAGTCAAGAGTTGGTCAGCAAGGTAGCTTAACAAGAATATGGGCTCCAACGGGAACAAGACCACGCAAGGTTAAGCAGGGACAGTTTATCTCTACATATATCTATGGTGCAGCATGTGCAAAGTCTAGAGATAGTTTTGGATTGATACTTCCAACTGCAAATACAATTGCTATGCAAACCTACTTAAATCAATTATCAAATCATATTGCTGCTGGTCGACATATAGCTTTGGTTGTAGATAATGCAGGCTGGCACACCTCAAAGCAATTAGATATACCAAAAAATATTACTTTGATACCATTACCTCCATACTCTCCTGAACTTAACCCTATGGAGCAGGTATGGGAATGGATGAAAAATAACTATCTATCAAATATTTGCTTTGACAGTTACAATGACATTCTTGAAAAATTAACTATTGCATGGAATCATTTTTCATCTAATGCTGAATTGGTGAAATCTATCTGCTCTAGAAAATGGATGTTTACCTAA